Proteins encoded by one window of Electrophorus electricus isolate fEleEle1 chromosome 17, fEleEle1.pri, whole genome shotgun sequence:
- the vps26bl gene encoding vacuolar protein sorting-associated protein 26B-like, which translates to MSFFSFGQSAEIDIVLNDGETRKKVEHKTEDGKKEKYFLFYDGETVSGKVNITLKNPGKRLEHQGIKIEFIGQIELYYDRGNHHEFVSLVKDLARPGEMTQSQTFDFEFTHVEKPYESYTGQNVKLRYFLRATVSRRLNDISKEMDIVVHTLSTYPELNSSIKMEVGIEDCLHIEFEYNKSKYHLKDVIVGKIYFLLVRIKIKHMEIDIIKRETTGTGPNVYHENDTIAKYEIMDGAPVRGESIPIRLFLAGYEMTPTMRDINKKFSVRYYLNLVLIDEEERRYFKQQEITLWRKGDVVRKSMSHQAAIASLRFEGSAGAEKALAQTREDSH; encoded by the exons ATGAGCTTTTTCAGTTTTGGTCAAAGTGCTGAAATCGACATAGTTTTGAATGACGGTGAAACAAGGAAAAAGGTGGAACATAAGACAGAAGatgggaaaaaggaaaaatattttctgttctaCGACGGCGAGACGGTTTCAGGAAAAGTCAACATAACCCTTAAGAACCCGGGAAAAAGACTCGAACATCAAGGAATCAAGATAGAATTCATAGGACAGATTG AGCTGTATTATGACAGAGGGAACCATCATGAATTTGTGTCTTTGGTAAAGGACCTGGCTCGGCCTGGTGAAATGACCCAGTCTCAGACTTTTGACTTTGAGTTCACACATGTGGAGAAACCATATGAATCGTACACCGGCCAGAACGTCAAACTCCG CTACTTTTTGCGAGCGACCGTCAGCAGAAGGCTAAATGACATCAGCAAAGAGATGGACATTGTAGTGCACACACTCAGCACGTACCCCGAACTGAACTCCTCCATCAAGATGGAAGTAGGAATTGAGGACTGCCTACACATTGAGTTTGAGTACAACAAGTCCAA gtacCATTTGAAGGATGTGATAGTTGGTAAGATCTATTTCCTGTTGGTGCGGATTAAAATCAAGCACATGGAGATTGACATCATTAAGAGAGAGACAACAGGGACTGGACCCAATGTATACCATGAAAACGACACAATTGCTAAATACGAAATCATGGATGGTGCACCTGTCCGAG GTGAATCAATCCCAATCCGACTCTTCTTGGCTGGCTATGAGATGACGCCTACCATGAGAGATATCAATAAGAAGTTTTCAGTTCGCTATTACCTCAATCTTGTTCTCattgatgaagaggagagacgCTACTTCAAACAACAG GAGATCACGTTATGGAGGAAGGGCGACGTCGTGAGGAAGAGCATGTCTCACCAGGCTGCCATCGCTTCCCTGCGCTTTGAAGGCTCTGCTGGTGCGGAGAAGGCCCTTGCACAGACCAGGGAGGACAGCCACTGA